In the Bacillales bacterium genome, CCGCCCTTGAGCGGAAAAATCACTCAAGGACGGCACGTTCACGGCCTTCGACCGCGGGCCAGTTGGACAATCAACACGATGAGAGCGATCACGAGCAACAAGTGAATGAGCCCGCCGCCGATGTGAATCGTAAACCCAAACAACCATAAGATAATAAGGACAATAATGATAAACCAGAGCATCACTTTCCTCCTCGAGGTATGGCGTATTGCCTATAAAATACCCGAAATTCCGGGAACGAAACCTGG is a window encoding:
- a CDS encoding lmo0937 family membrane protein, which produces MLWFIIIVLIILWLFGFTIHIGGGLIHLLLVIALIVLIVQLARGRRP